The Corythoichthys intestinalis isolate RoL2023-P3 chromosome 2, ASM3026506v1, whole genome shotgun sequence DNA segment TGAATGTCAAACTGACCCATTTTAAAAGATGTACTTTTTTCATGAAAggcaaaaaaacatatatatatatatatatatatacatacatatatacagtggggagaacaagtattttatACACAGccaatcaaatacttgttctccccactgtatgtattccCGTGTTTATTCTCGAGCCATTCAAATCAGATTGAATAgcattttgagattttaacattattttgggatatatttttcattttgagaCTTAACCTCACATCAAATATTAATAATGCACCATATAAACAGAGGATGAGGAAGCCATATTTAAGTAACACCTCAAATGTGGGGACATACGTTCATAAAATAGGAATATGTGGGTGGCTCATTATTAAAATCCCATTTTCTATACAGCTCGGGAAAAATTAAGAGGAGGGGAAAATGAATCCATTTggccatttatttttttgcaaattcatttttttttttttgtgcttaaaTGTCTTCACAATATTTCCAAAGGTATTTGGAATTTGGGAGTTATGTGTGTCAGTGGTTAATAGAACATAAAATCATTTTAAGCATATACCCATAAATTGCAAAATCAGAAAAAATATAATCACTCTCCTTGATTCTGGTCCGTCTCCATTATACTAAAATGTTAAATACTTTGATTACAATACACATACTGAATTGCTCAGCACTATTCCTTGAGTGTGGGTTAGTGTAGAAAACTACTGCACTTTTTGTCTTGCAGTAGCTACAAATTAAGATTAATTTGACGCCATCATCCCCATTTGGTAAAAGCAGACGTTTCCATAAACATTCAaaaattcatattttaatgctTCTGGCCTTCTTGTGTGGCTGCAGTCTAACATTAAGATTGCACACAAAAGAATGCTAGTCAATTCTTTAAACTATCGAAGAGCACCAAAAGTTCAACCATGTCAAAATTCTGCCCCGAGTGCCACCTGTCATTCTGCACTTGTCATTACTCGTACATTAACTCTTCAATAAATCTTGGTTagacaaagggaaaaaaacaaaaacaaatcaaaggTGGCATTATGGAGAGAAGCAACGTGACATGAATGAAATTGTTGGATTATTGTACCGaattccatttttttgttttttaactggatataaaaagtaattatgtgCACACGTTGACATTGATCCCGCCTGACACTCTGGTGTGGAGCAGTAGACACAATAAAATTTACCGTATGCTACAAGCCAGAATCACATAACACTGTCCAGTTTACATGTAGTtaactgtaaatattttctacCGGTAACTTTCTACACATTatatttgtggttttgaaaacgtTATTGTGTCTACATCCTGTATGGCTCCGATTTGAATTTCCTCCTCCCCAACACGTATTGTTTGTTTTAAGATATCCTAATTATCGTGTCGGATTTTGTGTGGTCGTACAACCtcagcacatttaaaaaaatcacatgCCCTTTTTTGTTTGCAGCACTTGATAGGAGCCGCCGGTGGTTTTAGTGGATAACATGACAAGATACAACATTCAAGAAccatactagtgtagcccaaaatgCAAATCACAGCATGCAATGGTtactgaattacagcagtttgttgttgatttttttttttttttttttgtttaaattctcTGACTCGTTAGCTTGTTTGTTTTAAGATGCACCTCGGACCACAATCATGACCAGATAGTCTTCTTCGCTTTTGGCCAGAGCTTTGGCAGTGGAATCAAGGAACTGCTGAGAGAAATCACATGGAGGGAAAGCATGGAGGATCCCCGTAGTGTCCTTATCACGACTCCCGCCCACAGGCAAACCGATGACACCCGCCGCCTGCTTTTGGTTGAGGTAGGACACCAGGTTGCGGAGCGGCCGCTGAGTGGAGACGGCCGGGTCAGACGACGAGTCCTCGGCGGCACCGGGAACCGCCAGGAGGACGGCATAGCCGCCGGGGCCCGCCGCTTTGATGCGCCGGGAAACCTCATCGAGCTTGGGCTGGTCAAGGCGAAGGCGCTGGGTGATCTTCAGCTCGCACACCTGCTTGCCGGTGGTCCCGTCGGTGAGCAGCTCGCTGGCCACGCCGTGGTCGCCCTGCAGCAGGTGCATGTTGGCCGGGAAGTTGCTGTTCTTCAGCAGCAGCATACCCTGCCAGGCCAGAGTCAGCTTGGCACTGTCCGATTTGGACTGTTGCGTGCTTCTGGATGAACCCTCGGAGCGGTCCCTCTTTGCCGTTCCTTTGCCGCCCTCGCCGGCTTTACGTTTACGTTCTCCGACTAGTGAAATGTTGCCGCCCGACGGGCCCTTATCAGAAATACCTCTGAGTCTCCTCTCCGTCCCGCCTCGTTCCAGGCTGCTGTGACGCTCTCGTGCAGGGGAAAGTCTTTCACTCCGCGGGGGGCGCTCCGGGTCGCTGAATCGGCCACCGTCTCTGCTACTGCCACCGGGGCTGCCGTCCGGAGAGTTGCGCCGACGCCTTATTGTCCTGTCAGAGCTATCGGGCGAGTAGTCCAGGTGGCGCCTGTCGTCCATGAGGCGCCGCTTGCGTGCCGGCTCCCGCCCGTGCAGCTCCCGCTCCAGAGACCAGGGCTCGCGTGCTCGCCGCTCACGGTCCAAGTGCTCCAGGGGCTCAAAGGAAGCTCGCACCCTGTCTCGGAAAGCTGGCGGATTGGGCCAGTCGGCGCCAGGGAAAAGCTCCCTGTCTCTGAAATGAAGTGGCGGGGGACTCCGTTCTCTGACCCTTAGAGGTTCCTGCGCATTGCGGTGGACAAACGACTCTGCCACCATGTCGAAGGGCGCGATGGAGAGTGGCTGCAAGAACTGCTGCTGGTAACGGTGCTCCGTGTCCGCGAAATCCACACGAAGTCTCCTCTCGGAGCCCCCGAGAGGGAATCCCCGCATGTTCGTGCACGCCGCTTGCGCCGCATCCAGGCTTTCGTACTGAATGTAAGCCCATGTGTCCCCCTTTCTGTAGTCTATAGTCCTGATGGTGCCGAAGCGATCAAATTCTCTGGCGAGGGCGTTCAAGGGCACCCAGTGTCCTAGCCCCCCCACCCACAGACGTGTGGTGGGTGTGGCTTTTCCATAGCCTATCTTAATTGGTTTGCAGCCCACTATTTTCCCAGACATGCTGAGTTTGGCACGGTGAGCCATGTCCAGGTTCTCAAATTTCAAAAATCCGTACGTGCTCGTCTGGTCCCATACAGGCCTCTTGATGTCCACCTCCGTGATGACGCCAAACCTGTCAAAGGCTCTCCTCAGGTCGGCCTCAGTGACCCCTGTGTCCAAGTTGCCGAGAAACAAGGTCCGATTGGCTCTTTGGTCATCTTCTGGCGATAATAAATCCTCCTCTCGGAAGGCAGCCCGCTCGGCGATGAATGCCGGCCTGGCTCGAGCCTCGAACAGGGCGAACTCCCGGTCCCGCTCCAGTTCTCTGGGCAGGGGTGGCGGGGGGGGAGGGGGTAGCCGGCCCAAGGCCAGCTGCTGCAGGCGGTAGTCTCTGTATCCGAGGCCGGTTGGCGAAAGCGGCCGCTGCAAGTGTCTGTGGCTCGGAGCGGCGCTGTAGAGGTCTCTCTCGACTGGTGAGCGGCTCCTCGAGCTGCTAATGTACACCGCCTCTATCTTGAGTGGTCTGTCGTAAAGCACTAGCCGGCCCCTGGCGTGTTTGGCCGCCCGGGCGTCCTCTGGCTTCCGGAAGTTGACGAAGGCGATTCTCTCGTCGTTGCTGCGGCTCAGCTTGACGCTGACGTCGCCGAATTTTTTGAATTCGTGAAATAGCCCGTCCTCGACGTCCTCGTCGCTAAGTTGGTTCCCCAGGTCGCTGATTTTCAGGGTTTTGTACTCACCCTCTGCCCCGAGAGCCGGGAGCCGCTGGTCCCCGCGCGACGTGCTCCTCGCCCCGGCCAAATCTAGCGAGAGGCTCAGGCTGCTGTGGTTCTTGCTCGCTGAGCCGACGGGCTGACAGTTGTGATTATTTCCAAGCCGACCGTGGCCGTCGAAGTCCCGGTCTCTTTTGTCGCCGAGAAGACTCCTCCTGGTCGAACCGCCGTCACTTTTACCCGAGCTATTGCCATTATTATTACTCCCGCCGGACAGGGACAGCGCGCCCATTTTCTTGCTGCTCGGATGGCATCCTCCCCTATCGCGAATGTCGTCCAAGGCCCGAGAGCGTTTTTTCAGCGGCGACCGCTCTTTACCTTTCATTTCGGTCCACGCGCAGCCGACCCGGGGACGCCTGGGTCTTCTGGTGGCGACAGTTCTGCAAGCGACCGCAGAATTTGGGCGAGACAAATTCTTGTTATTCACTGGCCCTGCGGCAAAACAACAACGGCCGCCATTTTGTCCAGAGTTGATTCCTGTCCCACCCCTCGAAAGCCGATTGGTTGCAAAAGTGGGCGGAAGACGTGAACGTACATGTCAATCAAAAGCCAAACCCTTTTATCATTTCAAAAGCGTCTTATTTTCAGTTCAACTCAAATTTATTAATCAACGTAAAATACAGTAAAGGAAAATAGAACGTATCCCATCAAAGATAGTCAAACAGCAAAATCACAAAACCAAATGGCAATTTGCATTCATCAATGGAAGTTTATTATGAATTATTGCGATGAAATGAAGTTTGAAAAATGTCTTTCCTTTTCTATTATGACTAGTACACCAAGCCCTTATTTGAAATCAGTCCACAAGTGTAttattaaatataaaatataagacTGCAGGGAGAAGCACTGCTCGTTTGTTACCACACGATGGCAGTATCCCAGCGGACATACAATGTACTATATATCACAGTAAAGTAGAGGATGGATAGATAGGTCGTTCAGCCCACGAAGCAGGTCTGGACTGGATCTTTCCCAGATTAATGTGTGCAATATATTCATAGCGGATATATGGAACAATCAATCTAGCGTCACAGGTTGCCCATGACTAGAACCTCCTGGAATGAAGATTAATGATTATCTGCACTTTTTTTGGACTGTGACTTCAAACCTTTTtattatacaacccctagcaaaaagtatataatcaccagtcttggacaaGCACGCTCTCAGACATTTTATAATgttgaacaaactcagataaaaagcttgaaaaaattatgaattacttcaaaagtgcaactctttagcattcagaaacactaaaagaaattaataaaaaacattgtggtggtcagtaaatgttaattttatagagcaagtgcagggaaatatatatggaatcactccattctgaaggtAAAAAAACTATGGaatgatgagaaacaaacaaaaaatcacaatcaaaacacatctcttggatttagtagcaccacctctgacttttatgacagcttgcagtctctgaggcatggacttgatgagtattcttcatcaatttggtgccaactctctttgattgcagttgccagatcatccttgcaggttgccgccttgctgtggaccatttttttcaatttccaccacagcagcatcaccttgtcaagagtcaagaatctgcattggacaaggtgtcaagagtcaagaatctgcattggacaaggtgatgatgcttgaacatttgtttggtgctgttccagtgagattttcaaagatgactgcctgaagaagacatcaaaattccctcagtccttgatgatatgggactGCATGTCAGGAAAAGGAGAGAtgactgtggttaaatcttcaataaatacaCAAGTTTACACTGAAATTTTAGATatttttcttatcccttcaattgaaaatatgtttgtcatttttcacGATGACAATGCattatgccacagagctaaaactgttaaagaatTCGTTGGAGAAGGacccatccagtcaatgtcatggcctccaaatagcccagatctcaaccctattgataacctgtggtggaaattgaaaaaaaaaaaggtccacagcaaggctccgacctgcaaggatgatctgccaACTGCAATCAAACAGTGGcgtctccagaaatttttcataggggtggccagatggggctacttaaaatcttggggtggccaaaactaaaagccataatttcaggttttcattatattactgcagtaaaaaggtcaggggaaaactatcagaaagacttcaggacacggctactgatatactttggtgtattgtgtaatatttgatgttacaaatgatttaatgtgcatagtccgtaactgtccagttaacattttgagttccacaacaattctgttttattgtgttatgtatatattaggcataaggtgtacatataactagggctgtcaaacgattaaaatttttatttgagttaatcacagtttaaaaattaattaatcataattcatcgcaattcaaaccgtctctaaaatatgccatatttttctgtaaattattgttggaatggaaaaataagacaagacggatatatacattcaacatactgtacataagtactgtatttgtttattataacaataaatccacaagatggcattaacattattaacattctttttgtgaaagggatccacggatagaaagaattgtaattcttaaaggataaatgtgagttcgtatattgtgactaaatattgtcatctagtgtatttgttgagctttcagtaaatgatgtagcgacttaactgttctggccaaatgcaatgatgggaagtggtgcaaccatgactgtgtgtggtggctgcaaatgctatatcttctctgcgttggatacactacagggtgttaagaaaaagatcaactcctgtcattcttacccacgtcgcttcccacaatatagaTAGTTGCCGTGGGGGAgaagacaaagcttttgccaattaaaagcacggccccaatgaatgcttttatctactccactcacttgacactgcctcttatctctatatagaagtaaaacggcgccattgtatgctgtttgcggcaatgcatgaatAAGTCGTATTGCGAATGCGttgtgataaatattttcacttgattaattaatttaaaaaaaaataattaacgcccgttaatgcgataaatttgacagccctacattaaacaaaacaaaataaatgcattcattttggatgaaatgcataactgatgctacaacaatctaacgatatactggcaagctgggtggccagtggggtggccaaccaatttatagccacggccacccctggccaccccctggtggcgcaactgcaatcaaagagagttggcaccaaattgatgaagaatactcatcaagtccatgcctcagagactgcaagctgtcataaaagccagatgtggtgctactaaatactagagatgtgttttgattgttatttctttgtttatttcgcatgattccatatttttttcctcagaatggaatgattccatatatatttccttgcacttgctctataaaattaacatttactgaccaccacaatgttttttattaatttcttttagtgtttctgaatgctaaagagttgcacttttgaagtcattcataattttttcaagctttttatctgagtttgttcaacATTATAAAATGTCTGAGAGCGTGCttgtccaagactggtgattgtatactttttgctaggggttgtataataAAAAGGTTTGAAGTCACAGtccaaaaaaaagtgcagataATCATTCATCTTCATTCCAGGAGGTTCTACTCATGGGCAACCTGTGACGCTAGATTGATTGTTCCATATATCCGCTatgaatatattgcaaacattaatCTGGGAAAGATCCAGTCCAGACCTGCTTCGTGGGTTGAACGACCTATCTATCTTttcgtgtttctgaatgctaaagagttgcacttttgaagtaattcattattttttttcaagctttttatctgagtttgttctacatgataaaatttctgagtgagtgctcatccaagactggtgattccatactttttgttaGGGGTTGTAGCAATTGTTTAAAgtaagggctgcagctattcctAGACAACCCCTTCCCCAATTACCGACATTTCCCAACAAAATATATGGTCATtgtaatatacatttttttagtcATGCAAAAGTGCaaactcaaaagacaacttcatTTTCCCCCCCCGCCAAAAAGTTACACATCCGAAGTAAGGGATATTAAGCCTATtagtttttgttatttcaagaCGCATTGCAATCATGTTGGCTTTTCCGTGAATCCCATGTAAAAATAAATCTGGCTCGAGCCATcatttgccctttttttttaacgttttcTTCAGATGGCCATCTCCTCAATGCCTTATCCCCACTGACAAGTCTTCTTATCTCCTCCACTCAATCTGGGATTTAATCAGAAGGGTCTGAGCGGCCGCGCGGCCTAACAGAGCTGCAGTTAAGAGCTGCTGTTCTGTCTCCCAGTCGTGGCCCACGGACTGCAACTTGAAGCTGCGGGTGTGGATGAGCGTTCCTATTGAAAACACATGTTGGTGCTGATATAAACGGGGAAAGTGGCAGCTAACACACCCTTGTATCGTGGATGTGATCAAGTCCTTGTCAATAATAACCATTTAATTAGGGAATACCTGACCACATTTAATTATGACCTAGTGGGGAGGTTGTAATTACCTAGAGCCACATTATCAGTTGCATACCTGCACAACGTTGAACACTTGTTACATGCAATTTCTAAAGCAACATACACACCAACGGTGTGCATGCAGGCGGGCAGCGTTTGCTCTAAACATGGTCAAAagcatttactgtatatacacaatcaTTTATCTGAAACTTCATTCATTTACAGCAGTCTATTATAATAGTTTCATAGCCCTTGTGTGTATAATACCAGTATTTTTCTGTGTTTGGTTGAGATAATGAGAATAAAAAACAGTCtcagttttattaaaatgatGGCTTTTTGCAAAGAAATACTTTTACAGTGGCATATAAGGCTTAACTGCGACACCATTTAAGGCCCGGAGCCTTGTGGCCATTCAAGCTGCACTTGCCCTCCCCAATACCCTTGTTGTCCCGTCCTCCCAAACCCACACCCAACCTTGTGAGGAATGCTTTGTATTTCATGCGGGTActtgtataatgttaagttacagTCTTCACAACATTAAACCAATGATTTATGACATAATTTAAGCCAGATAAATATTCAGATAAATTGAACAAATATACGGTACTAAACTTTAGATAACAATAACATGTATATTTCAGGTTGTGAAGGTTGAAGCAGGTAAATGTCCACACAAATTTTAATAATACTCTAAATATAAGACATGGATAAACTACCCTACTAAGTCAGAAGGCGATGCATTAACGAACTTGACTGCGTTTGACAAATATTCTAAGAAAGAAACCCTGCACAATTACACAACAAATGAGTGTCCATTCTAAGAAAACATACTGGATTAAAGCAAAGCCAGCACTGAAGGATGGCTGTAGCCATATTATTACCATCCAAAATATATGGGAAAATGGGATTCGTTGTCCCATAGGTTGGTTGTCACACTTGCTATATCTCGACCACCACGAGGATGGTGTTGTGCAATATCAGTTATGAACACAAGACAGCTGATGTAGACAGACCAGACACTTTATTTTGGGTCATGCTATACGGACAAAAGACATCAAACAATGAATAATACAATTATTAAAAGTCTTGCTATGATGATCTTTGGTCTCATTGATGTAATATCAACTGTAAAGAACatatttgtgtttcttttttctCGTCCAAGTGTCCCATGCCGAGCTTTGGTTTGGCTTGTTGACTTTCCAATTGAGACATCTCCAAGTTGGCTCAGATAAACTTTAAAAATGGTGCATACATGAGGGCCTGTGTATGCAGCATATGTACTATACAATATAGCAAATGCAGCTTATTGGCAGTTCCTCATTCACAAATTTACCTAATCgctgttttttctttgaaaccCTGCAATCTAAATGGCTGTTATCGTATTTTAGGCTTTTTGTGCAATGCCCTAAGACAGTGGTTCACAACATGTGGTACCAGTAGTAGTACATATGTTCTCTCTGGTGCGACAAGaagaatcactgtatata contains these protein-coding regions:
- the rbm15 gene encoding RNA-binding protein 15 encodes the protein MKGKERSPLKKRSRALDDIRDRGGCHPSSKKMGALSLSGGSNNNGNSSGKSDGGSTRRSLLGDKRDRDFDGHGRLGNNHNCQPVGSASKNHSSLSLSLDLAGARSTSRGDQRLPALGAEGEYKTLKISDLGNQLSDEDVEDGLFHEFKKFGDVSVKLSRSNDERIAFVNFRKPEDARAAKHARGRLVLYDRPLKIEAVYISSSRSRSPVERDLYSAAPSHRHLQRPLSPTGLGYRDYRLQQLALGRLPPPPPPPLPRELERDREFALFEARARPAFIAERAAFREEDLLSPEDDQRANRTLFLGNLDTGVTEADLRRAFDRFGVITEVDIKRPVWDQTSTYGFLKFENLDMAHRAKLSMSGKIVGCKPIKIGYGKATPTTRLWVGGLGHWVPLNALAREFDRFGTIRTIDYRKGDTWAYIQYESLDAAQAACTNMRGFPLGGSERRLRVDFADTEHRYQQQFLQPLSIAPFDMVAESFVHRNAQEPLRVRERSPPPLHFRDRELFPGADWPNPPAFRDRVRASFEPLEHLDRERRAREPWSLERELHGREPARKRRLMDDRRHLDYSPDSSDRTIRRRRNSPDGSPGGSSRDGGRFSDPERPPRSERLSPARERHSSLERGGTERRLRGISDKGPSGGNISLVGERKRKAGEGGKGTAKRDRSEGSSRSTQQSKSDSAKLTLAWQGMLLLKNSNFPANMHLLQGDHGVASELLTDGTTGKQVCELKITQRLRLDQPKLDEVSRRIKAAGPGGYAVLLAVPGAAEDSSSDPAVSTQRPLRNLVSYLNQKQAAGVIGLPVGGSRDKDTTGILHAFPPCDFSQQFLDSTAKALAKSEEDYLVMIVVRGAS